Proteins encoded together in one Oncorhynchus mykiss isolate Arlee chromosome 7, USDA_OmykA_1.1, whole genome shotgun sequence window:
- the c7h20orf96 gene encoding uncharacterized protein C20orf96 homolog isoform X2 produces the protein MNVLPNHLVKSLKEDFKKLDYSKWERCNRSKTEPPPWVILPPLHNKTTGSPSERSPATGREESGTSSATHNFFPTTDKPGKSHPNTGHEESTASSMGRLSRRRRNERVKLDPITLKKQENIKTLNLLIMSRKKALVELEKHCALLQESNVRMAGEIDSTDRQSVSSAREFLIRHDKLGSSIAAFNSWSHSQMEQAKTEVQEAETAAKNKLSGLHEQLRGVKAELVNAQAELHTLKTYKDKEYPVKALRIAEIKREIEKLKETQQDENEDVNLLCQTEIVYLERRSQHEEQEVLSVIAKQNVSYIPCVVKLMAAHNQTIKKEIGIHKKEIAELEDKNRELIKSVQELQISRTNIRKDIFQDVFPKSDKYVKMHPGYGGDLKHPS, from the exons ATGAATGTACTGCCAAACCATCTTGTCAAGTCACTGAAGGAAGATTTCAAGAAATTG GATTACAGCAAGTGGGAGAGATGCAACAGGAGCAAGACAGAGCCCCCTCCCTGGGTGATTCTGCCCCCACTGCACAACAAGACTACTGGCTCACCAAGCGAGCGTTCTCCagcgacagggagagaggagagtgggaccTCCTCTGCCACCCATAACTTTTTTCCAACAACCGACAAGCCAG GGAAGTCTCACCCCAACACTGGCCATGAAGAGTCCACTGCGTCATCTATGGGACGACTCTCTCGACGGAGGAGGAACGAAAGAGTGAAGCTGGACCCCATCACTTTGAAGAAACAAGAAAATATCAAAACACTGAAC TTGCTGATTATGTCGAGGAAGAAGGCCCTAGTGGAGCTGGAGAAGCActgtgcattgctgcaggagagCAACGTCCGTATGGCCGGGGAGAtagacagcacagacagacagtcagtgtcCAGTGCCAGGGAATTCCTCATCCGGCATGACAAATTAGGG AGTTCTATAGCTGCATTCAACAGCTGGAGCCACAGTCAGATGGAGCAGGCCAAGACAGAGGTCCAGGAGGCTGAGACTGCTGCAAAGAACAAACTTTCGG GTCTCCATGAGCAGCTGAGGGGGGTGAAGGCAGAGCTGGTGAACGCCCAGGCGGAGCTCCACACCCTGAAGACCTACAAGGATAAAGAGTACCCCGTCAAGGCCCTGCGCAttgcagagataaagagagagattgagaaactCAAAGAGACACAGCAG GATGAGAATGAGGACGTGAACTTGCTGTGCCAGACAGAGATAGTGTACCTGGAGAGACGATCCCAACACGAAGAGCAGGAAGTCCTCTCTGTCATAGCTAAG cAAAATGTTTCATATATTCCCTGTGTCGTCAAACTGATGGCCGCACATAATCAGACGATAAAAAAAGAAATTGGAATCCACAAAAAG GAAATTGCGGAGCTGGAAGATAAGAACAGAGAGCTGATCAAGAGTGTCCAGGAACTGCAAATATCACGGACCAACATCAGGAAAGACATCTTTCAAGACGTTTTCCCCAAATCAGATAAGTATGTCAAG ATGCACCCCGGATATGGAGGTGACCTTAAACATCCCTCGTGA
- the c7h20orf96 gene encoding uncharacterized protein C20orf96 homolog isoform X1, protein MNVLPNHLVKSLKEDFKKLDYSKWERCNRSKTEPPPWVILPPLHNKTTGSPSERSPATGREESGTSSATHNFFPTTDKPGKSHPNTGHEESTASSMGRLSRRRRNERVKLDPITLKKQENIKTLNLLIMSRKKALVELEKHCALLQESNVRMAGEIDSTDRQSVSSAREFLIRHDKLGSSIAAFNSWSHSQMEQAKTEVQEAETAAKNKLSGLHEQLRGVKAELVNAQAELHTLKTYKDKEYPVKALRIAEIKREIEKLKETQQDENEDVNLLCQTEIVYLERRSQHEEQEVLSVIAKQNVSYIPCVVKLMAAHNQTIKKEIGIHKKEIAELEDKNRELIKSVQELQISRTNIRKDIFQDVFPKSDKCTPDMEVTLNIPREEWLPI, encoded by the exons ATGAATGTACTGCCAAACCATCTTGTCAAGTCACTGAAGGAAGATTTCAAGAAATTG GATTACAGCAAGTGGGAGAGATGCAACAGGAGCAAGACAGAGCCCCCTCCCTGGGTGATTCTGCCCCCACTGCACAACAAGACTACTGGCTCACCAAGCGAGCGTTCTCCagcgacagggagagaggagagtgggaccTCCTCTGCCACCCATAACTTTTTTCCAACAACCGACAAGCCAG GGAAGTCTCACCCCAACACTGGCCATGAAGAGTCCACTGCGTCATCTATGGGACGACTCTCTCGACGGAGGAGGAACGAAAGAGTGAAGCTGGACCCCATCACTTTGAAGAAACAAGAAAATATCAAAACACTGAAC TTGCTGATTATGTCGAGGAAGAAGGCCCTAGTGGAGCTGGAGAAGCActgtgcattgctgcaggagagCAACGTCCGTATGGCCGGGGAGAtagacagcacagacagacagtcagtgtcCAGTGCCAGGGAATTCCTCATCCGGCATGACAAATTAGGG AGTTCTATAGCTGCATTCAACAGCTGGAGCCACAGTCAGATGGAGCAGGCCAAGACAGAGGTCCAGGAGGCTGAGACTGCTGCAAAGAACAAACTTTCGG GTCTCCATGAGCAGCTGAGGGGGGTGAAGGCAGAGCTGGTGAACGCCCAGGCGGAGCTCCACACCCTGAAGACCTACAAGGATAAAGAGTACCCCGTCAAGGCCCTGCGCAttgcagagataaagagagagattgagaaactCAAAGAGACACAGCAG GATGAGAATGAGGACGTGAACTTGCTGTGCCAGACAGAGATAGTGTACCTGGAGAGACGATCCCAACACGAAGAGCAGGAAGTCCTCTCTGTCATAGCTAAG cAAAATGTTTCATATATTCCCTGTGTCGTCAAACTGATGGCCGCACATAATCAGACGATAAAAAAAGAAATTGGAATCCACAAAAAG GAAATTGCGGAGCTGGAAGATAAGAACAGAGAGCTGATCAAGAGTGTCCAGGAACTGCAAATATCACGGACCAACATCAGGAAAGACATCTTTCAAGACGTTTTCCCCAAATCAGATAA ATGCACCCCGGATATGGAGGTGACCTTAAACATCCCTCGTGAGGAGTGGCTCCCCATTTAG